A genomic window from Tolypothrix sp. PCC 7910 includes:
- a CDS encoding phosphodiester glycosidase family protein encodes MLKMPHYYRQKCPTAMVKRSHSRFILAYLSPIIATALCLYTTSATRAQQLPSTNIPTPSLTPQSSQASFSRVIASGNQISLNGRTLSGAWLQQPGNADQLTTQLSDGVLRQLIGVDLLSSNNPARQPINWFSSSTAPLILGAWLQRGYRYLDITNFAQTAGWQMQANGNILVISTPAANVTEISQNQESFGDRVIINLDRPTPWQITQELPAKSPQDPDTATTAKAPKIPHRIWKITIDGIPDPALIQRYTPLPPAPLPAPIPNLLKQLLPTPTPEPLIKQVEVANNQTVISLSIPFGLSPRINTVANPNRLIIEVRPDALVEKNITWARGLNWRQQLVNLGTERFPVVWLEINPRAFGLTLKPIRSNVNGTVGTAPLLQMAPKFSAAAAINGGYFNRNNRLPLGAIRQNGQWISGPILNRGAIAWNDSGEFYFDRLTLQETLIGPNNLRSPILFLNSAYVQSGIARYTPTWGQTYTPLTDNEIILTVQKDQVTNQLPGGKAGQTNFPIPLDGYLLTLRGNAVNTAAQLPIGSAVSITSGTVPNEISRYANIIGAGPLLIKNRQIVLDAKGEKFSDAFIAEKAIRSGICTNATGNLMIAAVHNRAGGPGPTLAEHARLMQLLGCVDALNLDGGSSTSLYLGGQLIDRSPSTAARVHNGIGIFLEQK; translated from the coding sequence ATGTTAAAAATGCCGCATTATTATCGACAAAAGTGTCCCACTGCTATGGTCAAAAGAAGTCATAGCAGGTTTATTTTGGCTTATCTTTCCCCCATAATTGCTACAGCACTGTGTTTATATACTACCAGTGCTACAAGGGCCCAACAGTTACCCTCAACGAATATTCCCACACCATCATTAACGCCACAGTCATCTCAAGCTTCCTTCTCTAGGGTAATCGCCTCTGGCAATCAAATATCGCTCAATGGTCGTACTTTATCAGGAGCTTGGTTGCAGCAACCAGGAAATGCCGATCAACTGACAACTCAATTGAGTGATGGCGTACTCAGGCAATTAATTGGCGTAGATTTATTGAGCAGCAACAATCCAGCTAGACAACCAATAAATTGGTTTTCGTCTAGTACAGCACCATTAATTTTAGGTGCTTGGTTGCAAAGAGGATATCGCTATTTAGATATTACTAATTTTGCTCAAACCGCAGGATGGCAGATGCAAGCTAATGGCAACATTTTAGTGATTTCTACACCTGCTGCAAATGTCACAGAAATATCACAAAATCAAGAAAGTTTTGGCGATCGCGTCATTATCAATTTAGACCGCCCAACTCCTTGGCAAATTACACAAGAATTACCAGCTAAAAGCCCACAAGACCCCGATACAGCAACAACGGCTAAAGCTCCTAAAATTCCCCATAGAATCTGGAAAATTACCATCGATGGCATTCCTGATCCAGCTTTAATTCAAAGGTATACTCCCTTACCGCCAGCACCCTTACCAGCACCAATACCAAATCTGCTCAAACAATTATTACCAACCCCTACACCAGAACCATTAATCAAGCAAGTAGAAGTAGCGAACAATCAAACAGTAATTAGTTTGAGCATTCCGTTTGGATTGTCTCCCCGAATTAATACTGTTGCTAATCCCAATCGCTTAATTATCGAAGTTCGACCCGATGCACTGGTAGAAAAAAATATTACTTGGGCTAGGGGATTGAACTGGCGGCAGCAGTTAGTTAATTTAGGCACAGAACGCTTTCCGGTGGTTTGGTTAGAAATTAATCCCCGTGCTTTTGGGCTAACGCTCAAACCTATTCGCAGTAATGTTAATGGGACAGTGGGAACTGCACCTTTACTTCAAATGGCACCTAAATTCTCAGCAGCAGCAGCAATTAATGGTGGTTATTTTAACCGCAATAATCGCTTACCTCTGGGTGCTATTCGCCAAAATGGTCAGTGGATATCAGGCCCGATATTAAACCGAGGTGCGATCGCGTGGAATGACTCGGGCGAATTTTATTTTGATCGCCTCACCTTACAGGAAACTTTAATTGGGCCTAATAATTTGCGATCGCCAATTCTGTTTCTTAATAGTGCCTATGTTCAGAGTGGTATTGCCCGTTATACCCCAACTTGGGGTCAAACCTACACTCCCCTCACAGATAACGAAATTATCTTAACTGTTCAGAAAGACCAAGTTACCAATCAATTACCAGGTGGTAAAGCTGGGCAAACTAACTTTCCTATTCCTCTAGATGGCTATCTTTTAACTTTACGAGGTAATGCAGTGAATACTGCTGCTCAATTACCTATTGGTAGCGCAGTTAGTATTACAAGTGGCACAGTTCCTAATGAAATTAGCCGTTATGCCAATATTATCGGTGCGGGGCCACTACTAATCAAAAACCGTCAAATTGTCCTCGATGCTAAAGGTGAAAAATTTAGTGATGCTTTTATTGCCGAAAAAGCAATTCGCAGTGGTATTTGCACAAATGCCACAGGTAATTTGATGATTGCTGCTGTACATAACCGTGCTGGCGGCCCTGGCCCCACCTTAGCGGAACACGCACGGCTAATGCAACTTCTAGGTTGTGTAGATGCACTCAATTTAGATGGAGGTAGTTCTACCAGTCTTTACTTAGGAGGACAATTAATTGATCGTTCTCCAAGTACCGCTGCACGTGTCCACAACGGCATAGGTATTTTCTTGGAACAAAAGTGA
- a CDS encoding iron-sulfur cluster assembly accessory protein, which produces MIQLSPAAANEIQRLKLKQPQNVLFRLAIKPGGCSGWFYDMSFDETVKVSDRIFDLNGIRLVVDAESLKYIDGLTVDYSEDLMGGGFRFQNPQANAICGCGNSFDLHQDLLVNNQ; this is translated from the coding sequence ATGATTCAATTGAGTCCAGCCGCTGCAAATGAAATTCAGCGATTAAAGTTAAAGCAGCCACAAAATGTTTTATTTCGTTTAGCAATTAAACCCGGCGGTTGTTCTGGGTGGTTTTATGATATGTCTTTTGATGAAACGGTAAAAGTTAGCGATCGCATTTTTGACTTGAATGGCATCCGGTTAGTTGTAGATGCCGAAAGTTTAAAATATATTGATGGATTAACAGTTGATTATTCAGAAGATCTGATGGGTGGTGGCTTTCGCTTTCAAAATCCCCAAGCTAACGCTATTTGTGGCTGTGGTAATTCTTTTGACCTTCATCAAGATTTATTGGTCAATAATCAGTAG
- the rpsL gene encoding 30S ribosomal protein S12: MPTIQQLIRNEREQARQKTKSPALKQCPQRRGVCTRVYTTTPKKPNSALRKVARVRLTSGFEVTAYIPGIGHNLQEHSVVMIRGGRVKDLPGVRYHIIRGTLDTAGVKDRKQGRSKYGTKRPKEAKK; the protein is encoded by the coding sequence ATGCCAACAATACAGCAGCTCATCCGTAATGAACGCGAACAAGCGCGTCAGAAAACCAAATCTCCGGCTCTGAAGCAATGTCCCCAACGTCGGGGTGTTTGTACCAGAGTATACACGACTACGCCTAAAAAGCCTAACTCAGCACTCCGGAAAGTGGCAAGAGTCAGGCTAACTTCTGGATTTGAAGTTACAGCTTACATTCCAGGCATTGGTCACAACTTGCAAGAACACTCTGTTGTGATGATTCGTGGCGGTCGGGTTAAAGACCTCCCTGGCGTGAGATACCACATCATCCGTGGCACGTTAGATACAGCAGGAGTCAAAGACCGTAAGCAAGGTCGTTCCAAATATGGAACTAAGCGTCCAAAAGAAGCGAAAAAATAG
- a CDS encoding phosphomannose isomerase type II C-terminal cupin domain, whose product MVQISETTQTNTLPLPPAITSRGVAATELRPWGSFTVLEEGRGYKIKRIEVKPGHRLSLQMHHHRSEHWIVVSGTARVVCGEKEVLLSNNQSTYVPQCTAHRLENPGVIPLVLIEVQNGEYLGEDDIIRYQDDYARTGDQSR is encoded by the coding sequence ATGGTTCAAATTTCAGAAACAACACAAACTAACACTCTGCCCTTACCTCCAGCGATAACTTCCAGAGGCGTTGCAGCAACTGAATTACGCCCTTGGGGTTCTTTTACAGTTTTAGAAGAAGGGCGGGGATACAAAATTAAACGTATCGAAGTTAAGCCTGGACACCGCCTTAGCTTGCAAATGCATCATCACCGCAGCGAACACTGGATTGTCGTTTCTGGTACTGCGAGAGTAGTTTGTGGTGAAAAAGAAGTTTTATTAAGCAATAATCAGTCTACCTATGTACCTCAATGTACAGCCCACCGCCTCGAAAATCCTGGCGTAATTCCCTTAGTGCTGATTGAAGTACAGAATGGTGAATACTTGGGTGAAGACGATATTATCCGCTATCAAGATGATTATGCCCGCACTGGCGATCAAAGCCGTTAA